Part of the Calditerrivibrio sp. genome is shown below.
ATTTATCCATGCCCCAAGAGTAAACCAAAAAGTGAGAGTAGAAGATCTGGACCTACCTTATTATAAAAAACGCTATGTGGGAGCAAAAACCTATCTAAATGACATATCCATTAACACAGCCAATAAATAATAACCACCTTCTATCTACAGAAGATATAAATCGACTTGATGTAATAAGGTTTGAAGGTATTATTCATTACATCGATACCGATGAAAAATTAGACCTTTGTGCCTTACCCCTTGTAAAACATGTAGGTTTTGATACAGAAACAAGACCTTCCTTTAAGAAAAACCTTCACTACGATATATCATTAATCCAAATAGCTACTGATGAGGAAGCCTTTCTTTTTCATATCTCCAAAATTAAAAACAATAAAAAGATCTTTGATTACCTCAGAGACACCAGTATAACTAAAATAGGTGCAGGAATAGATGATGATTTAAGAAAACTAAACAACAAAGCCATACCCAATTTAAATAAAATCTCATTTTTAGATATACAAAAATTAGCAAAAAAATTACATTTACCAAAATCTAATCTAAAATATTTAACCGCAGTTTTTTTAAATAGAAGAATCATAAAATCATCCCAAACATCCAACTGGGATAGGCATCCCCTCACAGAAAAACAAAAATTATATGCAGCTACCGATGCTTGGGTATGTCTAAAGATTTTTAACGAGATGAATAAAATTTTAGAAACTTTGCAATAATTGTTTTTATCCCAAAATGTTCAAAGTTTACAGTTACCTTAGAGTTTTCACCACTACCTTCAATTTTAATTATTTTCCCATCTCCAAATTTTTCATGGGAAACCCTATCATAACCGATATCGCTTTTTATCATATTATGTTTGATCTCAAAAATGAAAGGTGACGGTTTTAGTATCTGGGGTTTTCCATAAAAAAGCCTTCTATTTACATGGCTTATAAAAAGCATTTCTTTCGATCTCGTAATACCTACATAACACAGTCTTCTCTCCTCTTCCATTTCCAAATCGTTGTCTATTGCCTTATATAGAGGGAAAACACCTTCTTCTAACCCAGTGAGGAAAACTGTATGAAACTCCAATCCCTTAGCAGAATGAATCGTCATCAATTTAATAAAACCTGTAGCATCCTCATCATTACTTGTATACAAAGTGGCATCCGAAAGAAAATCTTTTAGTGTAAGTTCCCCATCTTCCTCTTTTTGCACAGCAGCATTTATAAGTTCATTTATATTGTCCATCCTTCTTTCAACTTCGTACATATCTTCATACTGAGATAAAAAATTTTCATACTCTATTTTGTCCACAATATTTTTGATCATCTCAGAAACTTTTAAATGTTCAAATCCGTCAAACAGAACGATAAACTCATCAAAACTTTTTTTAACCCTGTCTGTAAATGTATTATAAAGCTCTTTTATAGATGTCAAAATATCTACACCATTTTCTAAGGTGAAAGCAGATACCTTTTCAATGGTTGCATCACCGATGTGTCTTGGTGGTATCTTTATAGCCCTTTTAAAAGACTGAATATCATAAGGGTTTGAGTAAAACCTTAAAAAAGCAAGTATATCCTTTATCTCTTTTCTTCCATAAAAACCTACGCTTCCTATTACTTTATAG
Proteins encoded:
- a CDS encoding 3'-5' exonuclease domain-containing protein 2, whose translation is MTYPLTQPINNNHLLSTEDINRLDVIRFEGIIHYIDTDEKLDLCALPLVKHVGFDTETRPSFKKNLHYDISLIQIATDEEAFLFHISKIKNNKKIFDYLRDTSITKIGAGIDDDLRKLNNKAIPNLNKISFLDIQKLAKKLHLPKSNLKYLTAVFLNRRIIKSSQTSNWDRHPLTEKQKLYAATDAWVCLKIFNEMNKILETLQ